GCTCGCCATCGCCATCATCGTCAGTTGCACCATCCGGCTCCACGTCGGCTTCCTCGCCATCGCGCTCGCCTGGGTGGTCGGCGTCTACATCGCCGGCATGAGCGCCAACGACGTGATGGCGGGCTTCCCGACCCGGCTCTTTCTGACCCTGGCCGGCGTCACGCTCCTCTTCTCGCAGGCGCAGGCGAACGGCACCCTCGACCTGATCGCCCACCGGGCGGTCCGCCTCTGCCGCGGGAACGTCGGCGTGATGCCGATGATGTTCTTCCTGCTGTCGTTCGTCCTGGCATCCATCGGTCCGGGCAACATCTCGTCCACCGCGCTCATGGCGCCCATGGGGATGGCGGTCGCCGGCCAGGTGGGCATCCCGGCGTTCCTGATGGCGATCATGATCGGCAACGGCGCCAACGCCGGCTCGCTCTCTCCCATCGCGCCGACCGGCGTCATCGTCAACGGCGTCATGGCCGACATCGGCCTCGGCGGGAACGAGCTGCAGACCTACCTGAACAACATGATGGCGCACATCGTCATCGCCTTCGCCGCCTACTTCCTGCTCGGCGGCTGGCGCCTGCTCGGCCGGCGCCACCACGGCGAGCTGGTCGTCCCAGGCGGAAGTTCCACGGACGCCGGAGCGTCCGCAGACGCCGAAGGGTCCGGGAGCGACGGCAGCGAAGCGGCGGATGACGACGGCGACACCTTCCAGCGACGCCACTGGATCACCATCGGCGTCATCGGCGCCCTCCTCGTCGGCGTCATCTTCTTCAACCTCCACGTCGGCCTCGGCGCCTTCGCGGGAGCCATCCTTCTCGCACTGTTTAAGGCGGGGGACGAGAACGAAGCGGTCAAGCTGATGCCGTGGCGGGTCATCATGATGGTCTGCGGCGTCACCGTCCTCATCTCCGTCCTGGACGAGACGGGCGGCCTCGAGCTGTTCACCCGCGTGCTGGCCGGGGTCTCCTCCGCCAACACCGTCACCGGGATCATGGCGTTCACCACCGGGTTCATTTCGATCTACAGCAGCACGTCGGGCGTCGTGCTCCCGGCGTTCCTGCCGACCGTGCCCGGCCTTGCGGAACAGGTGGGTGGCGTTACTCCACTCGCCATCGCCTCGGCCATGAACGTCGGCGCGCACCTGGTGGACGTCTCCGCACTCTCCACCCTCGGCGCCCTCTGCATGGCCGCCGCGCCGTCTCACGAAGACAGCCGCAAGCTGTTCAACAAGCTGATGGCGTGGGGGCTTTCGATGACAATTGTCGGCGGCTTCACGTGCTGGTTGCTGTTCACCGTCCTCAGGATCGGCATCAACTAGCGGTGCGCCGGCCTCCAGGCCGGCATCAACCGATCACTCGATGGCTTCGTACACGAGGGTCTGAAACTCCCGCTCGAGTCCATAGGCCGAGAACGGATTGAACTGCGTCCAGACCATGCCGATCAGCTCGTCCTCCGGATCGATCCAGAAGAAGGTGTTGGCGGCGCCGGCCCAGCGGAACACGCCGTTGTTGTCCGGCTCCGGAGTGCCTTCGGCGTCCACTGCGACCGCGAAACCGAGCCCGAAGCCGTAGCCGGGGCTCAGGTACGTCCCGAGCTGGATCGGCACCATCGCGTCCGGCAGCCGGTTCGAGCGCATCATCGCCACCGTCTCGGGGGCCAGGATCCGCACGTCGCCGAGCGCGCCGTCCTCGAGGAGCATCTGGGCGAAACGGATGTAGTCCGATGCGGTGGACGCGAGCCCGCCGCCGCCAGACACCCACGCCGGCGGGCGCGTGTACTGGCCGTCGTCCGGCGAATCGATCATCTGAAGCGCACCGTCCGGACTCGCGTAGTTGGCCGTGAAACGCCTGCGGTCTTCGGCCGGCACCATGAACCCGGTGTCTTCCATCCCGAGCGGATCGAAGATGCGTTCCTGCAGGAAGGTGTCGAACGACTGTCCGGAGGCCACCTCGATGACCCGGCCCAGGATGTCGGTCGACACGCTGTAGTTCCACCGCTCGCCCGGACTGGCCAGCAGCGGGAGCGCCGCCACGCGCTGCCCGAAGTCCTCCAGGCCCACCGATTGCGTGAAGAAGCCCGACTCGTTGTAGAGGCGGTCGACCGGGGAGTCGCCGAAGAAGCCGTAGGTCAGACCTGACGTGTGGGTCAGGAGGTGCTCGACAGTCATCGGGCCGCCGGGCGCCACGCGCTCGCCGGCGTCATCCAGAACCTCCACGTCCGCGAACTCGGGAATGAACTTCGAGACCGGATCGTCGAGCGCAACCGCGCCCTCCTCGACGAGGATCATGACCCCCGTGCTCGTGATCGGCTTCGTCATCGAGTAGATGCGGAAGATGTCGTCCCGTTCGAGGGGATCGCCGGCATCGAGATCGCGCATGCCGGCGGCGGCCCAGTGCACCACCTGCCCGCGCCGCGCCACCATCGTCATCACGCCGGCCAGCCGGCCGTCATCGACGTAGGCCTGCACGGCGGGCTCGATGCGGGCGAGCCCGTCGGCCGACATTCCGACCGTGTCGGGGCTCGCGGTGGGCAGCCCGGAGGCCGGCGCGGCGCCGGCCGGTGTGGAGTCAACCGCCGCTTCGGATTCCGGGGGCGGCGCTTCCGCGACCTCCGCCGGTGCGCATGCCGCAAAGGCGACGAACACCGCCGCCAGCGCGCAGGCCACGGGCAGACGTGTCACGAGCCACCGGTCCCGAATCTTCTCGTCAGGTGTGTGAGTCATGCGCCGATGGTAGGTATTCCCGCCAGCGCTTGCAACACCGCCCCGCCATACAATGCGGGCACGCGATGACCGACGCCATAGCCTGGTACGACGCCAACGCCGAAGTTGCGTCCGACCGCTACGAATCCGTGACTTTCGAGCGCGTCCACGGCTGGCTGGCCGACCTGCTTCCGAAGCCGCCCGCCGCCGTCCTCGATGTCGGCGCCGGCAGCGGCCGCGACGCCGCGCATCTCTCCCGCCTCGGCTACGACGTCGTCGCCGTCGAGCCCTCCGCCCGCATGCGCGAACTGGCCCAGGCCCGTCACGACGCCCCCCGCATCACTTGGCGCGACGACCGCCTTCCGGCCCTCAAGGACACCTTCTCCACCGGGCTTTCCTTCGACGTCATCCTCGTCAGCGCCGTCTGGATGCATCTCGCCCCGACGGATCGCGCCCGCGCCTTCCGCAAGCTGATCACGCTCCTCAAGCCGGGCGGCCTGCTGGCCATTACCCTGCGCGAAGGCCCCGACGACGACGACCGGGGCTTCCACCCCGTCACCGTCGATGAACTCCGCCGCCTCGCGACCGACCACGGCGCGTATGTGGAGCGCGAGTCGTCGAACGACGATCACATGGGGCGCGGTGATGTCCGCTGGAAACAGATCGCCGTTCGCCTCCCCGACGACGGGACGGACGCGCTGCCGCTGCTGCGCAACGTCATCCTCAACGACTCGAAGAGTTCGACTTACAAACTGGGTCTGCTCCGCGTCCTCTGCCGCATCGCCGACGGCGCGTTCGGCCTCGCGGAGGAACAGGGCGAGGACCATGTCGCGATCCCCATGGGGCTTGTTGCCCTCACCTGGATCCGGCTCTACAAGCCGCTGCTCGACGCCAGCATTCCGCAGAGCCCAGTCAACGAACATGGCGGCCACAAGCTCGGATTCGTCAGGTCGGCCGGCATCGAGCGGCTGGGTGTCTCGCACCACGATCTTCGCGTGGGTTCGCGTTTCTCCGGCGACGACCTTGCCGCCCTCCACCGGTCCCTGCTCGATGTCACGTCCAGCATCATCAGGATGCCGGTCCGCTACATGACCTATCCGAATAGCGACGACCCAGTCCTTCCCTTCCGCCACAAGGGCACCGCGAAGAGGCCTCCGCGTCCTGCCGACGGCAAACTGACCGCCGGCTACCTCGCGAGCTTCGGCGCCCTGCGGGTTCCGATGCACCTCTGGATGGCAATCCGGCGCCTGAGCGTCTGGATCGAACCGGCGATCATCGCCGAGTGGAAGTTGTTGATGCGAGCGTACGCCGCCCGCCAGGGACGCCAACTCGATGAGCAGAGGCTTGCCCAGGCCATGGCCTGGCTGGAACCGGAGCGAGACGTCCGGCTGGCCCGCGAACAAGCGGACCGCCTGCTGAAGGCGGGGCCGCTCCATTGCGTCTGGACGGGCCGCCGGCTGACTCGCCGCAACCTCGACATCGACCACTGCTTCCCTTGGGCCATCTGGCCCTGCGGCGATCTGTGGAACTTGATGCCGGCGCACCGAAAGGTCAACCAGCGCGAGAAACGCAACCTCCTGCCCGGGGACCGAATCCTGCGGCAGGCCGAGGAACGCATCCTCACGTGGTGGAACGATGCCTACCGCGCACCGAACTCGGTCCTTGGCGACCGCTTCACCGTCGAAGCCGCCACGAGCCTCCCCGGCGTGTCGTCCAGCAGCGACCGCCTGGATGACTACTACGCCGGACTGGCCCTGCAGCGCGTGCGCCTCAAGCACGATCAGCAGGCGCCGGAATGGACCGGCGAACGGTATCTCCGGAAGTAGCGGGCGGCCGCGGAGCCGTCGCTACGCCGACGCGCTCGGACGCCGGTCGGCAAGCAAAGCGTCGTCGAGGAGGATCGGAACCGCGGCGCCTGACTCCATCAGCCGCCGGCGCTCGTTCTCGTCGGTTGCCCGCTCGAGGACGGCCGAGAGGGCCTCTGCCGCCTGGTCGAGTGAGTTGATTGCTTCCTGCGCCTGGTCGGCGCTCTCATTCGCGTCGCTCGCGACGGAATCAGCGTAGTGCTTTGCTTCCTTGGCAAGATTGCGAGCCTCCGTGATCGCCTCGTGCCAACGATCGAGCAACCTGGTGTTGATGATGACGTATGCCATGTCGTCGCCTCCCGGGTGATGAACCGCGGGCATCGCGGTTCCTAACCACGTCATCTCCATATCGTCGTGCTCCCCTGGGCGGACGGCGGCGGAGGCGTCCCGCCGTCAACTGGCGGCGATGCTAGCAGGTTTGGAGAATCGACCAGTTCGTGGGGAAACAAGCGAAGTTGTTCGGGTTCCCTACGTTAGGCACCGGCGCCGCCACGGCGACACCGGTTCCAACCCTGAGAACATGGATCCATGCGTATTAAGTGCGACCCGCCGTACCTTTAACATGCAGGCTCGGGCATCTGGCACCATGTTAATGCTATGGGTCCAATTATTGATATACACATACTGCCGGCTGGAAACGCCTCACTGAAATGGATTCAGAAGGAACCAACGACCGGGGAACTGGCAAACGTAGGCGCCAATGCCCGGCGCCGTGATGGCCTGATCGAAGTGGGACTCGCGCTACAGTCGTCTCCGATGAGTGTCGCCGAAGTCGTCATCGGAGCCGCCGACCACTACGCCCGGGCCGAACTGGTCACGCTCGCGCTGGAAGACGGCGCGCCCGTTTTCCTGGATCGGCGGCGCGTCGCCCTAGTCGGCAAGGACTTCCCTATCGCGCCCTACCACCACGAGGCGCTGGAGATGGACCTCGAAGCGGCCGCGGACCTTGTGAACCGGGTGAGACGATCCGTGGCGGAACACGCGAGAGCGGCGATCTCGACCATGCTCGCGGCCTATCGCGCCCAGGTGCTGATCCTGCCCGCGAGCCCGTATGACCGCCTGCCCGACTCGCTGGAGGAGGTGCTCAGCTCGCGTCCCCTGACCCTTGCCGCGGACGGGATGCTCTACCGCGAGTTTCTCGCCGAAGCTGCGGCGGGACTCGGCATGGAGGTCCGCAGGTTCCCGCGCAGGAGCGATCCGATCGTACTGGCCGCCGAGGCAATCGGCGTCGACGTAGCGTCGGTCACCTCACTGATCGCCCGGTTCGGCCGGGAGGCGGGAGCGCCCTGGCGCAAAGACCACAAGCTGGCGGCCGCCGCGGCCCTCAGCGTCCTCGGGCGTCGGATTCACCACTGAGGCTGGTCGCGCGACGCGGCTCGTCGAATAGCGTCGAAAAGCGTTCCTTTGCGTCGAAAACGGGCTTGATCTTGCACTCGTTCGTCGAAAAAGCGCCACACCTCGGACGTCGGAGACCCAAGCCATACTCACACTGGAGCTGATCGAGAACGACCGGCCGACTGGACCCAACCTTGTTCCGACAGCACACGGAGAGCAAGCTCGATCTGCCGCCGTGAGAACTGCTTCTTCCTCTCGTTCCACCCGTACGTGAGCCTGACGATTTCGTCCGGTCTCGCGGCGGACGCCTCGCTTGCTGCCACCCAGTGGACCGAAGTCAGCAACTCCAGACCGAACGAAGACTCGAATCCGTCAACGAGATCGAACACCCGGTCAAGGCGAGCCTGCGTCGCGGTGTTGTTGGCGAGAAACGCGCGAGCCTCCTCCAGGGCACCCGGTACAAGCTGCAATTGCCTGTCGGGTGCATCGCCACCCGCCGCGTAGCCGGACACGAAGTGGCCCTCAATGGCGTTCAGAACGGGCCGGAGATTCTCAGCGTACGGTCCGTCAGGCCCCTTCCGGAAGTTCAGCCTCAATGGCTCGCCCGCGACCTGCATGAAGTACAGGAGCTTGCGGGCTTCTCGGAAGGTGACGAACGGGTCCAGCAAGGCAAAGAGGAAACGATCCAGCAGGCAGACCAAAGCTGCTCGGCCGGCTGTCATCGGCGGGGCATCGTGCGACTCGTGAATCCGCACCACGGTCAGAGGATCTAAGCCCCCGCCTTGACCCGCAGCTCCCCCAATTCGTCAGTTCACGATCGCCTGGTAGACCCAGTTGCGGCTGAGCCCATGCGTTAGCTGCTGGTTCGGACCCTGGTGCTGCAGCATGCCGACGAAGACGAGGTCGTGGGCGGGGTCGATCCAGAACCAGGTGCCGTCGATGCCGAGCCAGTAGTAGGTGCCGGCGCCATGCGGCTCCCCGGCTGCGGCGGGGTCCTCGTAGATCATGACGTCCATGCCGAAGCCCATGCCGGCGCGCATGTTCTCGGTCGCCTCGGCCGACATGTGGTTGGTGCGGATCATCTCCACCGTGCGCGGCGCGAGCAGGCGCTGGCCGTCGAACTCGCCGCCGTTCAGCAGCATCTGCGCGAAGCGGATGTAGTCGTCGGCGGTGCCGAAGAGTCCGCCGCCGCCCGACGGGCCGGGCGGGTTGGACGTGAACGGATCGCCGCGTGAATCGAGCACTAGGTCGCCGCCGTCGTCGATCGTGTGGCGCAACGCGATGCGATCGACATTCGCGGCCGGGACGTAGAACTTCGTGTCGACCATGCCGAGCGGGTCGAAGATGCGTTCCTGCAGGAACTCCTCGAAGGGCTGGCCCGACAGCTTCTCGACGATGTAGCCGCGCACGTCGACGGCGACGCTGTAGATCCAGCGCTGGCCCGGCTGCGCCAGCAGCGGGATGCCGGCCAGCTTGTCGATCATCACCTGGAGCTCTTCCGTCGGGTTGAGGACGCGCTGCTCCAGAAACAGTTGGTTGACCGGGTGTCGCGGGTTGAGCACGTAGCCGAGGCCGGCGGTGTGCGTCATCAGCTCGCGCATGGTGATCGGGTGGTCCGGATCCTCCAGCCGCATGGAGCCGTCCGGGTTGTCGCCGGCGTACACCTTCAGGTCGGCGAACTCCGGGATGTACCGCTCGACCGGGTCGTTCAGCCGCCACTTCCCTTCCTCGTAGAGCATCATCATCGCCACGCCGGTAATCGGCTTGGTCATGGAGAAGATGCGGAAGATGGAGTCGCGCGTCATCGGGCCGCCGGTGTCGACGTTCCTGACGCCGGCGACGTCCGCGAAGGCGATCTTGCCGTGACGGGCGACCAGGGCGACGACGCCGGCGATCCGGCCATCGTCCACCAGTCCCTGCAGGCCGGCGTCGAGACGTTCGAGGCGCTCGGCGGAGAGGCCGACGTCCGCCGGATCGACGGTGTCGAGATCGGCCTCCGCGAACGCGACTGCCTCGCCCGGCGCCGCAATCGCGCCGGGCGTGGTCGCCTCGTACGCCTCGCCAAGGAAGAGGGCGCCGATGCCGAGCGTGGCGGCGAGCGCGCCGACGATGAAGAACGACGCCAGGAACGAGCGCGGCTGATCGGACTGCATGAGGCCCTCCTGTGTGCGCCCGCGCGCCTCCCCGGGGCCGTCGCAGGCAGCGGCTAGCGTACTACGCCCAGTCTGCTTCTTCCTACGGCTGGCGCTTTGCGATCTTCGCCCACGTGTCCCGCAGCGTGACGGTGCGGTTGAAGACGGGGCGCTCGGGCGTCGAGTCGGGGTCGACGCAGAAATAGCCGCGACGCTCGAACTGGCAGCGGGTCCCCGCGGCGGCCGCGGCAATGCCGGGCTCGACGTAGCAGGTGTCGAGCGTTTCGAGCGACGCCGGGTTGATGCCGTCGAGCCAGTTCGCCCCTTCCGGCAGATCCTCGGGATACTCGGCCGTGAAGAGGTGATCGTAGAGCCGCGCCTCGGCCCGGACCGCGTGCCGCGCGGAAACCCAGTGGATGGTGCCGCGCACCTTGCGGCCGTCGGGCGCATAGCCGCCGCGGGTCTCCGGGTCGTAGGTGCAGCGCAGCTCGACGACATTGCCGCGGGCGTCCTTGACGACGTCGCGGCAGGTCAGGAAGTAGGCGTAGCGCAGGCGGACTTCGCGGCCCGGCGCGAGGCGGAAGAACTTGCGCGGCGGATCCTCCATGAAGTCGTCGCGCTCGATCCAGAGCTCGCGACCGAAGGGGACGGGACGGGTGCCGGCGCTCTCGTCCTCGGGGTTGTTGACCGCGTCGAGCTGTTCGGCCCGGTCCTCCGGGTAGTTCTCGATCACCACCTTCAGCGGGCGAAGCACCGCCATGACGCGCGGCGCGGTCCGGTTCAGCTCCTGGCGGACGGCGTCCTCGAGCTGCGCCACCTGCACGACGGAATTCGCCTTCGCGATGCCGATCCGGTTGCAGAAGTCACGGATGGCGGCGGGCGGGCAGCCGCGCCGGCGCATCGCGGTGAGCGTCGGCATCCGCGGGTCGTCCCAGCCGGCGACGTGGCCGCCTTCCACCAGCTCCAGCAGCTTCCGCTTGCTCAGGACGGTGTAGGTCAGGTTGAGCCGGGCGAACTCGATCTGCCGGGGTGGATCTACCCAGTCGAGGGCCTGGAGGTACCAGTCGTAGAGCGGGCGGTGGTCCTCGAACTCGAGCGTGCAGAGCGAGTGCGTGATCCGCTCGAACGCGTCCGACAGCGGGTGGGTGAAGTCGTAGGTCGGATAGATCACCCAGTCGTCGCCGGACCGGTAGTGCGGGCTGCGGCGGATCCGGTAGATGGTCGGATCGCGCAGGTTCATGTTGGGCGCCGCCATGTCGATCTTCGCGCGAAGCGTCCGCGCGCCGTCCTCGAACTCGCCGGCGCGCATGCGGGTGAAGAGGTCCAGGTTCTCCTCGACGGGGCGGTCGCGGTACGGCGAGTCGCGGCCCGGTTCGTCCCAGCGGCCCCGGTAGGCGCTCACCTGATCGCCCGGCAGATCGTCGACGTAGGCGAGGCCCTTCCGGATGAGCGTCACCGCGCAGTCGTAGAGCTTCTCGAAGTAGTCCGACGCATAGAACGCCCGGTCCTCCCAGTCGAAGCCGAGCCAGCGGACGTCCTTCTCGATGGCGTGGACGAACTCCATCTTCTCCGTCTCCGGGTTGGTGTCGTCCATCCGGAGATTGCAGAGGCCGTCGTACTCGTGCGCGATGCCGAAGTTGAGGCATATCGCCTTGGCGTGGCCGATGTGCAGGTAGCCGTTCGGCTCCGGGGGGAACCGCGTGTGGACGCGGCCGTGGCGGCGGTTGTGGGCCTTGTCGTCGGCGACGATCTCGCGGATGAAGTCGAGACTGGGCGTTGCCGTGTCGGGTGCGGTGTCGGGTGTCGTCACGATGTTGGTCCTGGCGCGGCCGGGCTAAGGCGAGCCCGGATTGGTCGCGGCCGGGCGTGTCGCCGCCAGGTTGGCTGCCGTGGCGGCGGTCAGAGCGCGATCAATTCTAGCGAGACAGACGTCGCGGCCGAGGATCGCCATCGCGTCGAAGAGGCCGAAGCCGACCGGCTTGCCGGTGACGCCGACCCGGACGGCGTGGATGATGGCGCCGATCCGGACGCCTTCCGATTCGACGAAACGGTGCAGGGCGGCTTCGACGGTGGCGGCGTCGAAGGGGTCGACGTCAGCCAGCGCGGACCGGAAGCGGCCGAGCCGGCCGGCGGCGCCGGGCGCGCCGACGCGCTTGCCGAACGCCTTGGCGTCGTAGGGGAAGGCGTCGTCAGCAACGAAGAATTCGGTGTAGTTGACGATGTCGCCGGCCACCTTGAGGCGGTCGGCGGCAGCGGTGACGACGGCGCCGAGCTTGCCGGGGTCTGCGGGTGCCGGCGTGGACGCCGGCGGACCGGGTGCCGGCCTGGAGGCCGGCGGATCACCCGGCGGACCATGTGCCGGCGTGGACGCCGGCGGACCGGCAGACGCACCGGCCTGCGCACCAAGGGCGGCGGCGAGGTAGGGGCGCACCAGCTCGACCTTCTCGTCCAGGGGCAGTCGCGCCATGCGGCGCTCCTGGAACGCCAGCAGCTTCTGCGGATCGAAGCTGGCCGCCGACTTGTTGACGCGCTCGAGCGAGAAGTTCGCAATCATCGCGTCGCGCGAGAAGTCCTCGGTGTGGTCGTCGAGCGACCAGCCGACGAGCAGCAGGTAGTTGAGGAGCGCGTCCGGGAGATAGCCGACCGACCGGTAAAACCGGACCATCACCGGGTTGAAGGCGTCGTCGTCCGTCGTCTCGCCCAACGCCGCCATGATGCCCGCCGCGTGCTCGTACGCCTTCCGGAAGTCATCCTGCTTCAGGTACTTGCCCAGCTTCCGCTTGCTGAGCTTCTCGCTGCCGCCCGGCGCCGCCACGTACGGCACGTGCGCATAGCGCGGCAGGTCGTAGCCGAGCGACTGCATGATGAAGATCTGCCGCGGCGTGTTCGACAGGTGCTCCTCGGCCCGGATGACGTGCGTGATGTCGAAGTCGTGGTCGTCCACCGCGCTCGCCAGGTGATAGAGGGGCGTGCCGTCGGCCCGCTGAATCACGTGGTCCTGCTCCAGCGCCCAGTCGAACGCGACGGGGCCGCGCACCAGGTCGTCGAACGCGCAGGCGCCCTCGCGCGGCATCTTCAGGCGGACGACGGCCGTGCGGCCTTCCGACTCGAAGCGCGCCGCGTCGGCGTCCGTCTCCGCCATCCACCGGCGGCTGTAGATGAAGCGCTGCTTGGCCCGCTGCGCCGCCTCGCGCTCCGCCGCCGTCTCGTCCGCCGTCGCGTAGTCCCGGTAGGCGCAGCCGCACGCGAGCAGCGCGTCGACTGCGGCACGGTGGCGATCGCCCCGCTCCGACTGGAAGTACGGCGCGCACCGACCGCCCACCTCCGGCCCCTCGTCCCAGTCGATGCCGAGCCACCGGAAACCGTCCAGGATCGGCTCCAGCGCCTCGGCGACGTTGCGCTCGCGGTCGGTGTCGTCGATCCGGAGGATGAACTGCCCGCCGTGGCGTCGCGCGAAGAGCCAGTTGAACAGCGCCGTCCGCACCCCGCCGATGTGCAGGTAGCCGGTCGGGCTCGGTGCAAACCGCGTTCGGATCTCTACTGTGCGCCCTTCGCCTCCGCTATCCAATCTTTGACCTTCCTAACCGCCTCCGTTGCGGCAACATCGGCAATGTGCGGCTTATATAGCGTCAGTCTTCCCACTTGGTCTCGTTCGGCTACCGTTGGCTCACTCTTAACCACGTGAAGAGCCGTAGCATATCGTTCCAAATCTGCCGCGCCCTTGTTGTCGACCCTCTCAGCGACGAACTCCAGGCTGGCTTCGTGCGCTTCCAAAGTCCTGGAAAATCGGCTGTGAAAGCACTGCGTCCGGTCCGTGGTTTCAAACCTCGAACCCAAGCGGGCGCCGGAAGCCAACTGGACAAGCCCGTCGGCCCGCAGGCTCGTCAGCTCATCCCTGAGGTCGAACGAGTATGGGCCGTACTTGTAAAGTACAAAGTCGAAACCCAGATGCACACTCTTCAACTCCTGGAGAAAATATACTGCCTTCTGAATATGGGTCTCTCCGCACCGACTTCCCCGAGTCTGCAGCGCATCCATCAGCTTCGTGAGTACAGCCGCCCTCGCCAGTCTATTCATCGTCCTCCTCCTCCGGAAGCCGAATGATCTCCTCCCGGTTCTCCTGAACCCACTTCTTCGCTTCCTCCGCAACCGAATCGTGGGCAAATACATTGTCCACTGACCATACGGGCACTTCCTTCAGCAGCGTCGACACGTCGACAGACGAAACCACCCCGTCGGCGAGCTCGACGGGAAAGTCCTGCGACACGCTTCTCGGCCCCGAGCGGTCACGCCTGACCATGTCCGGCCCGTACTTGCTGCACAGCGCTTCGTAAACATCCGCTCCCGCCTCCGGATTGATCTCCACGTCCGCCGGGTTGCGCTGGTAAACGACTTTGAAGTGCCTACGGTGAACAATGCGGTTCGCGTGGACATGCCCCACACGGCTAGGATCGTCGGCCGCCTGCCGCAACATCACGGTCATCTCGTCGTCGGTACAGCGGAGATGTTCCTGGACCTCGATAGAGAAAACGCCGTCACTGAGGGTTTCTCGCAGGAAGTCCAACAGATGTATGTCATAGATCCGCCTGACGGGATGAAAACAGACCTGCGAGTACATGAAGTACCGCGCAAGCATAAGC
Above is a genomic segment from Acidobacteriota bacterium containing:
- a CDS encoding beta-lactamase family protein produces the protein MTHTPDEKIRDRWLVTRLPVACALAAVFVAFAACAPAEVAEAPPPESEAAVDSTPAGAAPASGLPTASPDTVGMSADGLARIEPAVQAYVDDGRLAGVMTMVARRGQVVHWAAAGMRDLDAGDPLERDDIFRIYSMTKPITSTGVMILVEEGAVALDDPVSKFIPEFADVEVLDDAGERVAPGGPMTVEHLLTHTSGLTYGFFGDSPVDRLYNESGFFTQSVGLEDFGQRVAALPLLASPGERWNYSVSTDILGRVIEVASGQSFDTFLQERIFDPLGMEDTGFMVPAEDRRRFTANYASPDGALQMIDSPDDGQYTRPPAWVSGGGGLASTASDYIRFAQMLLEDGALGDVRILAPETVAMMRSNRLPDAMVPIQLGTYLSPGYGFGLGFAVAVDAEGTPEPDNNGVFRWAGAANTFFWIDPEDELIGMVWTQFNPFSAYGLEREFQTLVYEAIE
- a CDS encoding glutamine--tRNA ligase/YqeY domain fusion protein, with protein sequence MTTPDTAPDTATPSLDFIREIVADDKAHNRRHGRVHTRFPPEPNGYLHIGHAKAICLNFGIAHEYDGLCNLRMDDTNPETEKMEFVHAIEKDVRWLGFDWEDRAFYASDYFEKLYDCAVTLIRKGLAYVDDLPGDQVSAYRGRWDEPGRDSPYRDRPVEENLDLFTRMRAGEFEDGARTLRAKIDMAAPNMNLRDPTIYRIRRSPHYRSGDDWVIYPTYDFTHPLSDAFERITHSLCTLEFEDHRPLYDWYLQALDWVDPPRQIEFARLNLTYTVLSKRKLLELVEGGHVAGWDDPRMPTLTAMRRRGCPPAAIRDFCNRIGIAKANSVVQVAQLEDAVRQELNRTAPRVMAVLRPLKVVIENYPEDRAEQLDAVNNPEDESAGTRPVPFGRELWIERDDFMEDPPRKFFRLAPGREVRLRYAYFLTCRDVVKDARGNVVELRCTYDPETRGGYAPDGRKVRGTIHWVSARHAVRAEARLYDHLFTAEYPEDLPEGANWLDGINPASLETLDTCYVEPGIAAAAAGTRCQFERRGYFCVDPDSTPERPVFNRTVTLRDTWAKIAKRQP
- a CDS encoding methyltransferase domain-containing protein yields the protein MPQRRRTPPPARRPRADVSRATGPESSRQVCESCADGRYSRQRLQHRPAIQCGHAMTDAIAWYDANAEVASDRYESVTFERVHGWLADLLPKPPAAVLDVGAGSGRDAAHLSRLGYDVVAVEPSARMRELAQARHDAPRITWRDDRLPALKDTFSTGLSFDVILVSAVWMHLAPTDRARAFRKLITLLKPGGLLAITLREGPDDDDRGFHPVTVDELRRLATDHGAYVERESSNDDHMGRGDVRWKQIAVRLPDDGTDALPLLRNVILNDSKSSTYKLGLLRVLCRIADGAFGLAEEQGEDHVAIPMGLVALTWIRLYKPLLDASIPQSPVNEHGGHKLGFVRSAGIERLGVSHHDLRVGSRFSGDDLAALHRSLLDVTSSIIRMPVRYMTYPNSDDPVLPFRHKGTAKRPPRPADGKLTAGYLASFGALRVPMHLWMAIRRLSVWIEPAIIAEWKLLMRAYAARQGRQLDEQRLAQAMAWLEPERDVRLAREQADRLLKAGPLHCVWTGRRLTRRNLDIDHCFPWAIWPCGDLWNLMPAHRKVNQREKRNLLPGDRILRQAEERILTWWNDAYRAPNSVLGDRFTVEAATSLPGVSSSSDRLDDYYAGLALQRVRLKHDQQAPEWTGERYLRK
- a CDS encoding C4-dicarboxylate ABC transporter, producing MDVATLSLGALAIAIIVSCTIRLHVGFLAIALAWVVGVYIAGMSANDVMAGFPTRLFLTLAGVTLLFSQAQANGTLDLIAHRAVRLCRGNVGVMPMMFFLLSFVLASIGPGNISSTALMAPMGMAVAGQVGIPAFLMAIMIGNGANAGSLSPIAPTGVIVNGVMADIGLGGNELQTYLNNMMAHIVIAFAAYFLLGGWRLLGRRHHGELVVPGGSSTDAGASADAEGSGSDGSEAADDDGDTFQRRHWITIGVIGALLVGVIFFNLHVGLGAFAGAILLALFKAGDENEAVKLMPWRVIMMVCGVTVLISVLDETGGLELFTRVLAGVSSANTVTGIMAFTTGFISIYSSTSGVVLPAFLPTVPGLAEQVGGVTPLAIASAMNVGAHLVDVSALSTLGALCMAAAPSHEDSRKLFNKLMAWGLSMTIVGGFTCWLLFTVLRIGIN
- a CDS encoding beta-lactamase family protein codes for the protein MQSDQPRSFLASFFIVGALAATLGIGALFLGEAYEATTPGAIAAPGEAVAFAEADLDTVDPADVGLSAERLERLDAGLQGLVDDGRIAGVVALVARHGKIAFADVAGVRNVDTGGPMTRDSIFRIFSMTKPITGVAMMMLYEEGKWRLNDPVERYIPEFADLKVYAGDNPDGSMRLEDPDHPITMRELMTHTAGLGYVLNPRHPVNQLFLEQRVLNPTEELQVMIDKLAGIPLLAQPGQRWIYSVAVDVRGYIVEKLSGQPFEEFLQERIFDPLGMVDTKFYVPAANVDRIALRHTIDDGGDLVLDSRGDPFTSNPPGPSGGGGLFGTADDYIRFAQMLLNGGEFDGQRLLAPRTVEMIRTNHMSAEATENMRAGMGFGMDVMIYEDPAAAGEPHGAGTYYWLGIDGTWFWIDPAHDLVFVGMLQHQGPNQQLTHGLSRNWVYQAIVN